In Haloarcula sp. H-GB4, a single genomic region encodes these proteins:
- a CDS encoding CGCGG family rSAM-modified RiPP protein, which produces MSHSHEDVSPVTTEVHDNSWSANLETPAHAEDSDLVVEQAIDAVEMTTAGNHVNLVSHADHGHPETYLFDALEEAFGETITTEYVQQCGCGGHVTRVHREA; this is translated from the coding sequence ATGAGCCACTCCCACGAGGACGTGTCGCCGGTCACGACCGAGGTTCACGACAACTCCTGGTCGGCGAACCTGGAGACGCCCGCACACGCCGAAGACTCCGACTTGGTCGTCGAACAGGCCATCGACGCCGTCGAGATGACGACGGCTGGGAATCACGTCAATCTGGTGAGCCACGCCGACCACGGCCACCCGGAAACCTATCTGTTCGACGCGCTGGAGGAAGCGTTCGGTGAGACGATCACAACGGAGTACGTCCAGCAGTGTGGCTGTGGGGGCCACGTTACCCGCGTCCACCGGGAGGCATAG
- a CDS encoding NUDIX domain-containing protein, with protein MSSDAVDETHENARQEVIAVDADDNKEGLVNRLDAHTGEGVRHRAFTALLFDENDRILLAQRAANKRLWDTHWDGTVASHPVEGQTQVEATEERLEEELGIDPSQYQNLRVTDRFEYKRYYENAGLEWEVCAVLQATLHDTSLEPNPEEVDGLMWVPYERLREHPEYYRQLRLCPWFEIAMRRDEER; from the coding sequence ATGAGTTCCGACGCGGTCGACGAGACGCACGAAAACGCCCGACAGGAGGTTATCGCGGTAGACGCCGACGACAACAAGGAAGGGCTGGTCAATCGGCTGGACGCCCACACCGGCGAGGGAGTCCGCCACCGCGCGTTCACCGCCCTGCTGTTCGACGAGAACGACCGAATCCTGCTCGCACAGCGCGCGGCAAACAAACGCCTCTGGGATACGCACTGGGACGGCACCGTCGCCTCCCACCCCGTCGAAGGCCAGACACAGGTCGAAGCCACCGAGGAACGGCTCGAAGAGGAACTGGGTATCGACCCTTCACAGTACCAGAATCTCCGCGTGACCGATCGGTTCGAGTACAAGCGCTACTACGAGAACGCCGGCCTCGAATGGGAAGTCTGTGCGGTCTTGCAGGCCACGCTCCACGACACCTCACTGGAACCGAATCCCGAGGAGGTCGACGGCCTCATGTGGGTTCCCTACGAGCGACTCCGCGAACACCCCGAGTACTACCGTCAGCTCCGCCTCTGTCCATGGTTCGAAATTGCGATGCGCCGGGACGAGGAACGGTAA
- a CDS encoding helix-turn-helix domain-containing protein, giving the protein MPHAELTLTIPEEIWIGDVSRAYDDATFRILSALPGEDSGVGLAEITSDDLPAVLRDIENRESVTTLEILSHRDDSALVQFETSMPLLLFPVQGSGVPLEMPFTLSNGEAVWEISAPQERLSELGEQLEEFGISFNVDRIQQHLETEQILTDSQLELVQEAIDAGYYDTPRECSLTELADRVGIAKSTCSETLHRAEEQILKQFVSDLPAR; this is encoded by the coding sequence ATGCCACACGCTGAACTCACGCTCACGATTCCGGAGGAGATTTGGATCGGCGACGTCTCGCGAGCGTACGACGACGCGACGTTTCGCATCCTGTCTGCGCTCCCCGGCGAGGACTCCGGTGTCGGGTTAGCGGAGATCACATCGGACGACCTCCCAGCGGTTCTCCGTGATATTGAAAATCGCGAGTCGGTCACGACTCTTGAGATACTCTCTCACCGGGACGACAGCGCACTGGTGCAGTTCGAGACCTCGATGCCACTCCTGCTCTTCCCGGTGCAGGGCTCGGGTGTCCCGCTTGAGATGCCGTTTACCCTGTCCAACGGCGAAGCCGTCTGGGAGATATCAGCGCCACAGGAGCGGCTCTCCGAACTCGGCGAGCAACTGGAAGAGTTCGGTATCTCATTCAATGTTGACCGCATCCAGCAACACCTCGAAACCGAGCAGATACTCACTGATAGCCAACTGGAGCTGGTTCAAGAGGCCATCGACGCGGGCTACTACGACACGCCACGGGAGTGCTCGCTGACGGAACTGGCGGACCGCGTCGGTATCGCGAAGTCGACCTGCAGCGAGACGCTCCACCGCGCGGAGGAACAGATACTCAAGCAGTTCGTTTCGGACCTCCCCGCGCGGTGA
- a CDS encoding SRPBCC family protein, with amino-acid sequence MERVSLTQMVPADPETVTALITDVEPFMLAAGFDEVTLDGDDLGITNRVGLFEIELDLEIVETDTVLRYEQQQGIFESMMTEYTVEAVDGGTEVTATTEYSALDLPVLGEMIDSTVISRQRKKELNKQFDWLVDQVS; translated from the coding sequence ATGGAGCGTGTCTCACTGACCCAGATGGTCCCGGCCGATCCAGAAACAGTCACTGCCCTCATAACTGACGTGGAGCCGTTTATGCTTGCGGCAGGGTTCGACGAGGTAACACTCGACGGCGACGACCTCGGCATCACGAACCGCGTCGGACTCTTCGAAATCGAACTGGACCTCGAAATCGTCGAGACTGACACAGTGCTGCGGTACGAGCAGCAGCAAGGTATCTTTGAGTCAATGATGACAGAATACACCGTCGAGGCCGTCGACGGCGGGACCGAAGTCACGGCGACGACGGAGTACAGCGCACTCGACCTCCCGGTCCTCGGCGAGATGATCGATTCGACCGTGATCTCGCGACAGCGCAAGAAGGAACTGAACAAGCAGTTCGACTGGCTCGTCGATCAGGTGTCGTAG
- a CDS encoding SDR family NAD(P)-dependent oxidoreductase, whose protein sequence is MDVPLYDSLDGQIVLVTGATRGIGKAIADRLVDLDATVYAGARDTDDIAATDRHAIELDVTDDGMVAAVDRIEREQGRLDVLINNAGVMDSREPLDEMPTDVIDHTLDTNLRGAVLMTKYALPLLLAEAGGRVVTMSSGLGAITESQSGGTPAYRISKTGVNGLTKYLDGEYAADGLIANSVCPGYVQTDMTEGSAPRTPEKGAETPVWLARFRPDAPSGRFWRDRAEIEW, encoded by the coding sequence ATGGACGTTCCGCTGTACGACTCCCTTGACGGTCAGATCGTGCTCGTCACCGGAGCCACGCGGGGCATCGGGAAGGCAATCGCCGACAGGCTGGTCGACCTCGACGCGACGGTGTACGCCGGCGCTCGTGATACTGACGACATCGCGGCTACGGACCGCCACGCTATCGAACTCGACGTGACCGACGACGGGATGGTCGCCGCGGTCGACCGCATCGAGCGCGAGCAGGGCCGGCTCGACGTGCTGATCAACAACGCTGGTGTGATGGACTCACGGGAGCCGCTCGATGAGATGCCGACCGATGTTATCGACCACACCCTCGACACGAATCTCCGGGGAGCGGTGCTCATGACGAAGTATGCCCTCCCGCTGTTGCTGGCCGAGGCGGGCGGCCGCGTCGTCACCATGTCCTCCGGGCTGGGCGCTATCACCGAGAGCCAGTCAGGCGGCACGCCGGCCTACCGCATCTCGAAGACAGGCGTCAACGGGCTGACGAAGTACCTCGACGGCGAGTACGCGGCCGACGGCCTCATCGCCAACTCGGTGTGTCCGGGCTACGTTCAGACGGACATGACTGAGGGGAGCGCCCCACGAACGCCCGAAAAAGGGGCTGAAACACCAGTCTGGCTCGCTCGGTTCCGACCCGATGCGCCAAGCGGGCGGTTCTGGCGCGACAGAGCTGAAATCGAGTGGTAG
- a CDS encoding histidine kinase N-terminal 7TM domain-containing protein, translating to MVLSPLTVVLLSGVVGMAVAFLVWLHRDRPGAGPLAVFVVAASLWAVAYGIELAVPGLSTMERLVQAQLTLSVIIPVAWLVTVIEYTGHPHWLTQRRTALLLVEPAVFVTLVWSNHAHELIWSGHGTQSVSASSVALAPAYEVMYWGHMSYILLLILAGGVLLLRMLFRSNQVFQGQGVALLLAIAVPTVVQTLFVLGAVPTPFNPTSLGYVASGAVLSVAILRGQLLDVAPVTRELGREAIFTEMDDFVIIVDDERRIVDVNAAATALFDGDQNSLLGHSLPHTSPALAETVPDPGERTQTETALERDGSVRYYDVRVIPLYRAYGVVSGHLISLRDITDRRQREQRLDVLNRLLRHDIRNEMNVVKGNADLLRDTADADERERLNRIISTVDDIVDRSNKIGRVTEALETEQHSPTPLQKLLDSVMNDAQGRHPDVAITLTCEDDLWIRGGPSVLIALEELVENAVEHQATDAGPVAVEITATRADGTPGVRVAVHDNGPGITDHEREVIRSGTETPLKHGSGVGLWLVNWIVRNLGGRMSFPDTDEPGTTVELQLPAAEPAHATDVSAAAHSENAD from the coding sequence ATGGTCCTGTCGCCGCTTACTGTCGTTTTATTGTCGGGTGTTGTCGGTATGGCTGTCGCCTTTCTGGTGTGGCTCCACCGGGACCGGCCAGGGGCAGGACCGCTGGCAGTGTTCGTCGTCGCGGCGAGCCTCTGGGCTGTTGCGTACGGTATCGAACTCGCTGTGCCGGGGTTATCCACCATGGAGCGCCTCGTTCAGGCACAGCTGACGCTCTCAGTAATCATCCCTGTCGCGTGGCTCGTGACGGTTATCGAGTACACGGGGCACCCACACTGGCTCACGCAGCGCCGAACAGCGCTGTTGCTCGTCGAACCGGCGGTGTTTGTCACGCTCGTGTGGTCGAATCACGCCCACGAACTCATCTGGTCCGGCCACGGGACACAATCCGTCTCCGCATCGTCGGTAGCCCTCGCTCCCGCGTACGAAGTCATGTACTGGGGGCACATGTCCTACATACTGCTGTTGATTCTCGCCGGCGGTGTCCTCCTGTTGCGGATGCTGTTCCGGTCGAACCAGGTGTTTCAGGGCCAAGGGGTCGCATTGTTGCTCGCCATCGCCGTCCCGACGGTCGTCCAGACGCTGTTCGTGCTCGGTGCGGTACCGACTCCGTTCAACCCGACGAGTCTCGGGTACGTCGCGTCGGGGGCCGTCCTCTCGGTCGCCATCCTCCGCGGGCAGCTACTTGATGTGGCGCCGGTGACCCGGGAACTGGGTCGGGAAGCTATCTTCACGGAAATGGACGACTTCGTCATCATTGTCGACGACGAGCGCCGCATCGTCGATGTCAATGCGGCCGCCACGGCGCTGTTCGACGGAGACCAGAACTCGCTTCTGGGCCACTCGCTACCGCATACGTCACCGGCACTTGCCGAGACGGTCCCCGACCCCGGTGAGCGAACGCAAACCGAGACGGCCCTCGAACGCGACGGCAGCGTCCGCTACTACGACGTGCGCGTGATACCGCTGTACCGCGCGTACGGCGTTGTCTCGGGCCATCTTATCAGCCTTCGGGATATCACAGACCGCCGACAGCGCGAGCAACGACTGGACGTGCTCAACCGCTTGCTCCGTCACGATATCCGAAACGAAATGAACGTCGTCAAGGGGAACGCGGACCTGCTCAGGGATACGGCCGACGCCGACGAACGCGAACGACTCAACCGTATTATCAGCACGGTCGACGACATCGTCGATCGCAGTAACAAGATTGGCCGAGTCACGGAGGCTCTAGAGACCGAACAGCACAGCCCGACACCGCTTCAGAAACTGCTGGACTCGGTCATGAACGATGCGCAGGGCCGCCATCCTGACGTGGCGATCACGCTCACCTGCGAGGATGATCTCTGGATACGGGGTGGTCCATCGGTCCTCATCGCGCTGGAGGAACTTGTCGAGAACGCTGTCGAACATCAGGCGACCGATGCGGGGCCAGTCGCGGTCGAAATCACGGCGACACGGGCCGATGGAACGCCGGGCGTCCGTGTGGCCGTTCATGACAACGGTCCCGGTATCACAGATCACGAGCGTGAGGTCATCCGCTCGGGGACCGAAACGCCGCTCAAACACGGTTCCGGCGTTGGGCTCTGGCTCGTCAACTGGATCGTCCGGAACCTTGGCGGCCGGATGTCGTTCCCCGACACGGACGAGCCGGGAACGACTGTGGAACTGCAACTGCCGGCGGCTGAGCCAGCCCACGCGACGGACGTATCAGCGGCGGCCCACAGCGAGAACGCTGATTGA